A single genomic interval of Parvularcula marina harbors:
- the ftsH gene encoding ATP-dependent zinc metalloprotease FtsH: MNGRHWMVWGLMLIVALMLLYVFSNTTPNGQVTELSYSDFREQVANDGIRRAEIDENIVSGFLSSGERFVAVVPDGANAADVLYDAQVPVTVVPEEQMPLLLSILINLIPFILIFGLIYFVSRQMQAGSGRAMGFGKSKAKLLTERHGRVTFDDVAGIDEAKEELEEIVEYLRDPMKFQRLGGKIPKGALLVGPPGTGKTLLARAIAGEANVPFFTISGSDFVEMFVGVGASRVRDMFEQAKKNAPCIIFIDEIDAVGRSRGAGLGGGNDEREQTLNQLLVEMDGFEANEGIILIAATNRPDVLDPALLRPGRFDRQVVVPNPDLVGREKILGVHIKKVPLGPDVNIRAIARGTPGFSGADLANLVNEAALLAARRGKRMVTNKEFEDAKDKIMMGAERRSTVMTEDEKALTAYHEAGHAIVALNVPKTDPVHKATIIPRGRALGMVMQLPERDRFSMSKIEMTSRLAILMGGRVAEELKFGKDNVTSGASSDIEQATKIARAMVTQYGLSDELGPIAYSEDEGEVFLGQSIARSKSLSPETARKIEDEIRGLVNEGYETARRILAEEKNEDWIKLSEGLLEYETLTGEEIGKLLKGEKIIRDDPGDTPTPPPSSVPTAGPHHEGGSEGVGGPEPQGA; encoded by the coding sequence ATGAACGGTCGCCACTGGATGGTCTGGGGCTTGATGCTGATTGTCGCCCTGATGCTGCTCTACGTGTTCTCGAACACGACGCCCAATGGGCAGGTGACGGAGCTGAGCTATTCGGATTTCCGTGAGCAGGTTGCCAATGACGGCATCCGCCGGGCGGAGATCGACGAGAATATCGTCTCGGGCTTCCTCTCAAGCGGTGAGCGCTTCGTTGCGGTCGTGCCCGATGGCGCGAATGCCGCTGACGTCCTTTACGACGCTCAGGTGCCGGTCACGGTGGTGCCCGAAGAGCAGATGCCGCTTCTGCTCTCTATCCTGATCAATCTCATCCCCTTCATCCTGATTTTCGGGCTGATCTATTTCGTCTCCCGCCAGATGCAGGCGGGGTCGGGCCGGGCCATGGGCTTTGGCAAGTCGAAAGCCAAGCTGCTGACCGAACGGCATGGCCGGGTCACCTTTGACGATGTCGCCGGCATCGATGAAGCGAAAGAAGAGCTTGAAGAGATCGTCGAATATCTCCGTGATCCGATGAAATTCCAGCGCCTTGGCGGCAAGATCCCCAAAGGCGCGCTGCTCGTCGGCCCACCGGGTACCGGTAAGACGCTGCTTGCCCGCGCGATTGCAGGCGAGGCGAATGTGCCTTTCTTCACGATTTCGGGCTCGGACTTCGTTGAAATGTTCGTGGGCGTCGGCGCGAGCCGGGTGCGCGACATGTTCGAGCAGGCAAAAAAGAACGCGCCCTGCATCATCTTCATTGACGAGATCGATGCGGTCGGCCGCTCACGGGGTGCCGGCCTTGGCGGCGGCAATGACGAACGCGAGCAGACGCTGAACCAGCTTCTCGTCGAGATGGACGGGTTTGAGGCCAATGAAGGCATCATCCTGATCGCCGCGACTAACCGGCCCGATGTTCTGGACCCGGCGCTTCTGCGCCCCGGCCGCTTTGACCGTCAGGTCGTCGTGCCGAACCCTGACCTTGTCGGCCGCGAGAAAATCCTCGGTGTGCATATCAAGAAAGTGCCGCTTGGCCCTGATGTGAATATTCGCGCGATTGCTCGCGGCACGCCGGGCTTTTCGGGCGCGGACCTCGCAAACCTCGTCAATGAGGCGGCCCTGCTTGCGGCCCGGCGCGGCAAGCGCATGGTCACGAACAAGGAGTTCGAGGACGCCAAAGACAAGATCATGATGGGGGCGGAGCGTCGCTCGACCGTCATGACCGAGGATGAAAAGGCGCTGACTGCCTATCACGAGGCGGGCCACGCTATCGTTGCGCTGAACGTGCCGAAGACGGACCCTGTTCACAAGGCGACCATCATCCCGCGGGGCCGTGCGCTCGGCATGGTGATGCAGCTTCCCGAACGCGACCGCTTCTCGATGTCGAAGATCGAAATGACTTCGCGGCTGGCCATCCTGATGGGCGGACGGGTCGCCGAGGAACTCAAATTCGGCAAGGACAATGTCACCTCTGGTGCGTCCTCTGACATTGAGCAGGCAACAAAGATCGCCCGCGCGATGGTCACCCAATATGGCCTGTCCGATGAGCTGGGGCCGATTGCCTATTCCGAGGATGAAGGCGAAGTCTTCCTTGGGCAGAGCATTGCCCGGTCGAAATCGCTGTCGCCGGAGACCGCGCGCAAGATCGAGGATGAGATCCGCGGCCTCGTCAATGAAGGCTATGAAACGGCGCGCCGGATCCTTGCCGAAGAGAAGAATGAGGACTGGATCAAACTGTCAGAGGGTCTGCTCGAATATGAGACCCTGACGGGCGAAGAGATCGGCAAGCTCCTCAAGGGTGAGAAGATCATCCGCGATGATCCGGGCGACACGCCGACCCCGCCACCAAGCTCCGTGCCGACAGCCGGACCCCATCATGAAGGCGGCTCCGAAGGCGTTGGCGGTCCCGAACCGCAAGGCGCGTAA